From the genome of Pseudomonas hamedanensis:
GCATCCACGCGCTGGAAAACATCACGGTCAATGACATTCTGGTCCCGCGCAGTGACGTCGACGGCATCAACCTTGACGATTCGATCGAAGAAATCATTGAGCAACTGCGCCACAACAGGCGCACGCGCCTGCCGCTGTTTCACAGCGACATCAATCAGGTCGAAGCGGTCCTCAACACCCGCCAGATCGGCCACTTGCTGAACAACGGCCAACTGACCCGCGAAGCACTGCTGGCGGCCAGTTACGAGCCGTACTTCGTCCCGGAAAGCACGCCGTTGCAACTGCAGTTGCTGAACTTTCACAAACAGCAGCGGCGCCTGGGCATGGTGGTCGACGAGTACGGCGAAGTGCTGGGTATCGTCACGCTGGAAGATATTCTTGAAGAGATCGTCGGCGAATTCGAAAGCGAACACAGCCTCGAAAACCCGCACATTCATCCACAAGCCGACGGGCGCATGGTGATCGATGGCGCCGCCTCGATCCGCGAACTGAACAAGTGCCTGGGCTGGCATTTGCCGAGCGATGGTCCGAAGACGCTGAATGGTCTGGTGACCGAAGCGCTGGAGACCATTCCGGAGAGTGCGGTTTGTCTGAAGATTGGCCGTTATCGCCTGGAAATCCTTGAGACCGAAGAGAACCGGGTGAGCAAGGTGTTGATCTGGCTTACGAGCCTGGCACCCGCCAAGGCCTAAGCCCTGTGGCGAGGGAGCTTGCTCCCGCCAAGGTCTAAGCCTTGTGGCGAGGGAGCTTGCTCCCGCTCGGGCGCGCAGCGGCCGCAAAATAGCGGCACCACATCAATAGATAGGGCTGCTTCGCAACCCAGCGGGAGCAAGCTCCCTCGCCACATCATCATTTGCCTGCAGAATGGGCGAAGCTTTAATTGCGCTTGTTCGATTGTTAGCCCCCTTCCTATAATCGAGGCGCTTACCCAAGCGCCGTCGATCCCTGTGCTTACCCGGCACTCCATGGATCCCGACTGTTTCCGCTACACACCGACGACTGTTCCTACTCGAAACAGCGATCGCGCCTCATCCCACATCCCTGGGTGTTCGACCATAATAATTCGCTCCAACGGAGCTCATGACTGTCAGGGATCACCGCATGACGACCCAAACCGCTTACAGCGAAACCGCGCCTGCCCAACCGACCAACTCCGCCACTCGCGTGGCGACGGCCAGCTTTATCGGCACCGCCATCGAGTTTTACGACTTCTATGTCTACGCCACCGCTGCGGCGCTGGTGATCGGGCCGGTGTTCTTTCCGCAGACGTCCGGGACAGCGCAAATGCTCTCGGCGTTTCTCACCTTTGGCATCGCTTTCCTTGCCCGCCCACTGGGTTCGGCGCTGTTCGGCCATTTCGGCGACCGCGTCGGCCGTAAATCGACGCTGGTCGCTTCGCTGCTGCTGATGGGCGTGTGTACAACCTTGATCGGCGTGCTCCCGGGCTACGACAGTATCGGTGCCTGGGCGCCGATTCTGCTCTGTGTACTACGTTTCGGTCAGGGCCTGGGCCTGGGTGGTGAATGGGGTGGCGCTGCGCTGCTGGCCACGGAAAACGCACCGAAAGGCAAACGCGCCTGGTTCGGCATGTTCCCGCAACTCGGGCCATCGATTGGTTTCCTTGCAGCCAACGGTCTGTTCCTGACCCTGGCAATGACTCTGGATGACGAACAGTTCCGCAGTTGGGGCTGGCGCATTCCGTTTCTGCTCAGCGCCGCGCTGGTAATGGTCGGCCTCTACGTGCGCCTCAAGCTTCACGAAACGCCAGTGTTCGCCAACGCCATCGCCCGTCAGGAGCGGGTGAAGGTGCCGCTGGTCGAGCTGTTCAGTCAGTACTGGGCACCAACCTTGCTGGGCGCAGCGGCAATGGTGGTCTGCTATGCGCTGTTCTACATCTCGACGGTGTTTTCCCTCAGCTACGGCGTGTCCACGCTGGGTTATAGCCGAGAAACGTTTCTCGGCCTGCTGTGCTTTGCGGTGCTGTTCATGGCAGCGGCCACGCCGTTGTCGGCTTGGGCTAGCGACCGTTATGGGCGCAAACCGGTGCTGATCATCGGTGGTGTACTGGCGATTCTTTCCGGGTTTCTGATGGAGCCGTTGCTGACTCAGGGTTCGACCTGGGGCGTGGCGCTGTTCCTGTGCATCGAATTGTTCTTGATGGGCGTGACGTTCGCGCCGATGGGAGCGCTGCTGCCTGAGCTGTTTCCGACCCATGTGCGTTACACCGGCGCGTCAGCGGCGTACAACCTGGGCGGGATCGTCGGCGCCTCGGCGGCACCGTTCTTTGCGCAGAAACTGGTGGCGATGGGCGGGTTGAGCTATGTCGGCGGGTATGTGTCGGCGGCGGCGGTGTTGAGTGTGATTGCGGTGTTGTGTTTGAAGGAGACCCGTGGCAATGACCTGAATCGGGTCGCTTGATAGACAGCTATCGCGAGCAGGCTCACTCCTACAGGGGAACGCATTCCAAATTGTAGGAGTGAGCCTGCTCGCGATGGGCGCGACTCGGTTTAGAGTTCTACAACAACCGCCTGAGACGCACGAGTCGCCTTGGCACGCGCGGCCTCGATCGATTCATCGCGCGCCAGCGCCACGCCCATGCGGCGCTGGCCGTTCACTTCTGGCTTGCCGAACAGGCGCAGCGCGGTATCCGGCTCGCTCAACGCGGCGCCCAGGTTGGCGAACGCGGTCTGGGTCGACTGCCCTTCCACCAGAATCACCGCCGACGCCGAAGGCCCGAACTGACGAATCAGCGGCACCGGCAAGCCCAGAATGGCCCGGGCGTGCAGGGCGAACTGCGACAGATCCTGAGAAATCAGCGTGACCAGGCCAGTGTCATGCGGACGCGGCGACACTTCGCTGAACCACACCTGATCGCCCTTGATGAACAACTCGACGCCAAACAGGCCACGACCACCCAGCGCCTCCGTCACCGCTTTGGCGACGCGCTCGGATTCAGCCAGGGCAATTGGACTCATGGCCTGCGGCTGCCAGGATTCCTGGTAATCGCCCTTCTCCTGACGGTGACCGACCGGAGCACAGAAGGTGGTGCCGCCGATGTGGCGCACGGTCAGCAGGGTGATTTCGTAATCGAAATCGATGAAGCCTTCGATGATCACCCGACCTTTGCCGGCACGACCGCCCTCTTGCGCGTAATCCCAGGCTTTCTGCACATCATCGGCGCTGCGCAGCAGGCTCTGGCCTTTGCCCGAGGAGCTCATCACCGGCTTGACCACACAAGGGAAACCCAGGTCCTGCACGGCTTTGCTGTAATCCTCGAAGGTGTCGGCAAAGTGGTACGGCGAGGTCGGCAGGTCCAGCTCTTCAGCGGCCAGACGACGGATGCCTCCGCGGTTCATGGTCAGCTGTGCAGCACGGGCCGTCGGGATCACGGTAAAGCCTTCGGCCTCCAGCTCAACCAGGGTGGCGGTGGCGATGGCTTCGATTTCCGGCACGATGAAGTGCGGCTTCTCGGCCTCGATCACCGCACGCAGGGCGGCGCCGTCGAGCATGTTGATCACGTGGCTGCGGTGGGCGACTTGCATGGCCGGCGCATTGGCGTAGCGATCGACGGCAATCACTTCAACGCCGAGGCGCTGCAATTCGATTACCACTTCCTTGCCCAACTCACCACAGCCACACAGCAATACGCGGGTCGCGGTTGGCGACAATGGAGTTCCGATACGGGTCATCTCAGGTCCTCAAAGAAGCGGATCATCGAGGAAAGCAACGCCAGACGCGCTTTCCGTGGGGAGAAAGCGCGGCATTTTACATGAACCCGAGGGTTTGGCTTCAGCTGGCGACAGCCTGTTTGCGCTCGCGCCAGGCCATGATCAGCCAGACGGCGGTGACGCCGGCAAACTTCGACGCCAGCGCGGTGATGATCACCGGCGGGGTCAGCAGGTCGATCATGCCGAAGAAAATGAACGTATCCAGCGGAATGCTCAACGCCGAACTGATCCACAAGCGGTCACGCAGCGGACGCTTGGTGATGCTGAACACCAGCCAGTCAATGCACTCGGAAACGGCGAACGCGGTGGCGCTGGCCAGGGCAATGGAAGGATCGGACGTCACGTAGGACAGCACCAGCGCCGCCAGCATCGCCACAATCGCACCATGACCGAAACGGGTTTGCACCATGTCGCGCAGCACAAACACCAACCCGCCCCACGCCGACCAGATGATGTCCAGGTGCGGCGCGGTGGAAAAAGCGAAGTTGATCAGCACGACGCTGCTGATGTAGGCGATGAGGAAAATCATGAAGGTGGCCTGTGAATGTGGCGCACAGGTTACTTCAGGCTGTGTTGTGAGCCAATAAGATGTAGTGAATGTACTGGCCTCTTCGCGGGCAAGCCCGCTCCCACATGAGATCTCATTCCAAATGTGGGAGCGGGCTTGCTCGCGAAAGCGGTGGTTCAGACGCCTGACTTCGCGGGAATCATCCAGACTAATCCACTCGCCTTCGCCCGCTCATGGCACAACCCCAGCACCACGCGGCGCTCATCATTGCTCATGCGGCCCCAACGGGTGATCTCTGCGACCGTGCGCTGGCACCCGGTGCAAACATCATCGTCGTCCAGCGCGCAAATATTCACACAGGGCGAGGCGACGGGACGTTCGACGGCAGTCATTCTTCCTGCTCAACCAGATCGCGGGCATAACGCTGCGAGTTATGCACATAGTGCGCGGCGCTGACTTCGAGCATGTTCTTTTGCGCCTCGGTCAGTTCCCGTACGACTTTTCCAGGCGAGCCCATCACCAGCGAACCGTCGGGAATTTCCTTGCCTTCGCCGATCAGCGAATTGGCGCCGATGATGCAGTTCCTGCCAATCTTCGCGCCGTTGAGAATCACCGCGTTGATACCGATCAGGCTGTAATCGCCAACGGTGCAGCCGTGCAGCATGGCGTTGTGGCCGATGGTCACGCCAGTGCCGATGGTCAATGGATAGCCCATGTCCGTGTGCATCACCGTGCCGTCCTGAACGTTGCTGTTTTTGCCAATCAGGATCAGTTCGTTGTCGCCGCGCAGCACGGCGTTGAACCAGACGTTGGCGCCTTCTTCCAGTCTGACCTTGCCGACCAGCACGGCATTGGGGGCGACCCAGCTCTGCGGGTGAGTCTCGACGCGGGCGTCGCCCAGGCGGTATTTCATGTTGTTTTCCTCGGGGCTTACGGTGTTCGGCCACTCGAACGGCGGCTCAGGTATTGAGAAAGCTCTTCGGCGGCTGGTGCAAGCTGATTTCAGCGTCATAGAGCAGATTGATCAACTCGACGATCATGATTGCCGTCAGCCCCCAGATTTTGTATTCGCCGTAGCGATAACTGGGCACGTACCAACTTCTGCCCTGATAGTCGATGCGATGGGTGTGCTCGCGGGGGTCCTTGCGGAAGAATTCCAGCGGCACGCTGAAGACTGCGGCAATTTCGGCATCGTTGGGCTGGTATTCGACGAAGTCGGGAATCACCCCGACGTACGGCGTGACCTTGATGCCGTGCAGGGAAATCAACGGGCTGAGCGGGCCGATGACTTCGACCAGTCCCGGCGGCAGGCCGATCTCTTCTTCGGCCTCGCGCAGGGCGGTAAAGATCAGATCCGGGTCTTCAGGGTCGCGGCGGCCACCGGGAAAGGCGACTTCGCCGCCATGGGTCGAAAGCCCGCTGGCACGCAGCGTCAGGACCAGTTCCGGCTCGTCACTGCGGGTGATCGGCACCAGAACGGCGGCTTCGGGGAAACGCGTGTCGGTCTCCAGCGTGCGCGGTGTGTGGTTGCTTACCCTATGCAGTAGCTCGTCCAGCATGAGTGTTCTCGATCGGGGCCTTACCCTGCATCATGCACCAATCGATGCGAGTGCCCAAGCCCCCGAAACCCGTCGTGTCGCGAAACGACAACTTGCCGACCGGCACCGCTGCACGCCAAGATAGGCGCAGCATTCAGGAACCTGAGCATGAAATTTTGCAGCCAATGCGGTAACCCGGTGACGCAGCGCATTCCCGAAGGCGATTCGCGGCTGCGATTTGTCTGCGACAGCTGTCAGACCATTCACTACCAGAACCCCAACATCGTCGCCGGGTGTGTGCCGACCTGGGGCAGCAAAGTGCTGCTCTGTCGTCGCGCCATCGAGCCGCGTTTGGGTTACTGGACGTTGCCGGCCGGTTTCATGGAAAACGGCGAGACCATCGAACAGGCCGCCATCCGCGAAACCGCTGAAGAAGCCTGCGCCCGGGTTCGCCACCTGAGTATCTACACGCTGATCGACGTGCCGCACATCAGCCAGGTGCATGTGTTCTTTCGCGCCGAGCTGGTCGATGTGGATTTTGCCGCTGGCCCCGAGAGCCTCGAAGTGCAACTGTTCGACGAAGCCGACATTCCCTGGGACGAGCTGGCGTTCCGCACGGTGGGGCGTACGCTGGAATGCTTCTTCGCGGATCGGCGCAACGAGGTTTATCCGGTGCGCTCGGAATCCATTCCGCCACTGGTCCAGCCGGCGATCACTTGATCTTTTCAAGGGGCGGCCGATAACCACAGCGCGTCTGCACAGCATCCGCGTCTATCAATCCTGTATCTGCTTCATTGCTGGGGAATCGTTTCAATGCGTTGGTTGCTTGCCCTGTTTTGCCTGTCGTTCGTTGCAGTCTCGCAAGCGTCATTCGTGACCACCGTGACGCCGTCGAATACCCCTCTCATCGAAAAGGTCCTGGTGCTCAAATCGGCGCACCAGTTGCAATTGATCGTCGACGGCAAGCCGCTCAAGACCTATCGCATCTCCTTGGGCAAGGGCGCGAAAAAAGGTCCGAAACTGATAGAAGGCGATAAACGCACCCCGGAAGGGTTCTATTGGATCGACTGGCGCAAGACCAGCGACAAATTCAATCTGTCGATGCACATTTCCTACCCCAACATCAGCGACTCGGCCCGCGCCCGGCGTGAAGGCGTCGAGCCCGGCGGGATGATCATGATTCATGGCACGCCGGATTCGGAAGAAACCCCTGAAGAGCTGTTCCACACACTGGACTGGACCGACGGCTGCGTCGCGATGCGTAACGTCGACATGCGCGAAGTGTGGAGCCTGGTGCCGGACGGCACGATGGTCGAAATTCGCCCTTAATCGCTGACCACTGGTCACCTGCAAAAAATAAATCAAAAGATCGCAGCCTGCGGCGGCTCCTACAGAGGTGATACCACTCTCAACTGTAGGAGCTGCCGCAGGCTGCGATCTTTTACTTTGTACAGGCCACCACTAATACCACTTAAAAATACGCCCCCTGAAAACCACCATTCCATTGGGTCAGGCACCCTTTCATCGCGTTGACATGGTATTGAAGTGGTATTAATTTCCGCCCCACAAGCGCGCCACAACAATCCTATACCCGCGCCGGAAATGACCGCCATGAACGACCTCCACGCCTTGCGCCCCGACGATTCCCAGCCGACGCCGTTGTACCTGCAACTGGCGCGCAATCTGGAAGCCGCGATCCATGCCGGGCAATGGAAAGCCGAACAGGCGATGCCGTCCGAGCGCAACCTCAGCGACCAGCTCGGCATTTCCCGGGTCACCGCGCGCAAAGCCCTGGAAGTCTTGCTCGATCAAGGTCTGATCCGCCGCCTGCAAGGTTCCGGCACTTTCATCACGCCCCGCCTGGAACAACCGCTGTCGCGCCTGTCCGGCTTCAGCGAAATGCTGCGCCTGAAAGGTTTCGTGCCGAGTTCGCACTGGCTGGAGCGGGAAATCACCCTGCCGACCCATGAAGAGCTGATCCGCCTCGGCCTGTCGCCGAACGACAAGGTCGCGCGCATGAAGCGCCTGCGCAAAGCCGACGACACGGTGATGGCCATCGAAATGAGCACGCTGCCCGCCTCGATCATGCCCAAGCCGCAAGCGGTGGGTGATTCGCTGTACGAATACCTCGACGGCATCGGCAAACCGATCGTGCGCGCCTTGCAGCATATCCAGGCGATCAACGCCTCGGACGAGTTCGCCGCACTGGTCGGTATTGCCCCAGGCACCGCCATGTTGCTGATGACCCGGGTCGGTTATCTGGAAGACAACACCCCTATCGAAGTCACCGACACCTACTGCCGCAACGATTACTACGACTTTGTTGCAGAGCTGCGACGTTAGGCGCGGCCACAAGCGAGAACGAAAATGTCCGAAGACAACATCCTCACCGCCAGCGGCTGGGTTCGCGGCCGGCTGATCCACGAACACGGCAGAGTCGTATCGATCGAAGGCGTGCCGTGCGATCCGGCCGATAACGATCTGCCCTATCTGCTGCCGGGCTTCATCGACCTGCACGTTCACGGCGGTGGCGGCAAAGACATCATGGAAGGCGCCAGCGCCTTCGAAACCATCAGCAAAACCCACGTACGTTTCGGCACCACGTCGCTGCTGGCCACCACCATGACCGCGCCGAGTGCCGAGATTTCCAGCGTCCTGAAAGAGGTAGGAGAATTCTGCAAACGGCGTCCCAAAGGCACCGCGCGAGTCCTCGGCGTACACCTCGAAGGCCCCTATATCAATCCTGGAAAACTCGGCGCGCAACCGAATTTCGCCCACACCGCATTGATGGCCGAAGTCGAAGCGTATCTGGCGCTGGCGCCGATCCGGGTAATTACCATCGCCCCGGAAATTGCCGGCCACGATGCGTTGATCCGGGAACTTAGCAGTCGCGGCATCCGCATGCAGATCGGCCACACCCTCGGCAGTTACGAGGAAGGCGTCGCCGCGCTGGCGGCCGGCGCGACCAGTTTCACCCACTTGTACAACGCCATGAGCCCACTGCATCACCGTGAGCCGGGCATCGTCGGCGCGGCCCTGGCCCACGCCAAATACGCCGAGCTGATTCCCGATCTGTTGCATGTGCACCCCGGCGCCATTCGTGTGGCCCTGCGTTCGATCCCCTGCCTGTATTGCGTCACCGATTCGACTGCTGCCGCCGGCATGCCCGATGGCGAATACAAGCTCGGCAGCCACACCGTGACCAAATGTCTGGGCGGCGTGCGTCTGCCCGACGGCACGCTGGCCGGCAGCACCCTGACCATGGATCAGGCCCTGCGCAATCTGGTGAAGATCGGTCTGCCGATCAACGAAGCCTCGCAGCGCCTGTCGCAATTTCCCGCCGACTACCTCGGCCTCAACGAACGCGGGCGCCTTGCACCGGGCGCCTGGGCCGACTGCGTGCGGCTCGATCGCGCACTGACACTGACCGCCGTGATGGTCGAAGGAGAAAACATTGACTTCAAAAATGCTTGAGGAGGCGCTGTCCTCATTCGAGGCCGTGCAAGCCCAGTTGCAACAGCTCGACGCGCCGATGATCGAGATCGCCGGACGCCTGCGCCGCCAGCCGCCGCAAGTGGCGATGACCGTCGCCCGGGGCAGTTCCGACCACGCCGCCAGCTACTTCGCTTACCTGACCATGCAGCACATGGGAGTGCCGGTGGCCTCGTTACCGATGTCGGTGGTGACCATGCAGCAAGCGCCGTTGAAGGTCAGCGGTCAGGTCGCCTTCGCTTTCTCGCAGTCGGGACAGAGTCCGGACCTGGTCAACAGCCTGCGTCTGTTGCGCAAGCGTGGCGCCCTCAGTGTGTCGATGGTCAACGCCGCCGACTCGCCACTGGAAGCCGCTTGCGAATTCAGCCTGCCGTTGCTCGCCGGGACTGAAAGCAGTGTCGCCGCGACCAAGAGTTTTATCGCCACCCTCAGCGCCAGCGCCCGTTTGATCGCGCACTGGAAAGAAGACAGCGAGTTGCTGCAAGCCCACGATGCGCTGCCCGAAGGTCTGCGTGACGCGGCCAAACAGGACTGGAGCGTGGCCATCGAAGCGCTGCGCGATTGCGAGCGTTTGATGGTCATCGGCCGTGGCGCCGGTTTCGCCATCGCTCAGGAAGCGGCATTGAAATTCAAGGAAACCTCGGCGATTCAGGCCGAAGCGTTCAGCAGCGCCGAGGTCCGTCACGGCCCGATGGCGCTGATCGACGAACACTATCCGCTGCTGGTGTTCGCCCCACGCGGTGCCGAGCAGGCCGGCCTGTTGAGTCTGGCCGCAGAGATGCGTCAACGCGGCGCCCGGGTATTGCTGGCTGCGCCGGACGACGTCAGCGAACGCGACTTGACCTTGTCCCGCGCCGAACACCCGGCCCTCGACCCGATCCTGGCGATCCAGAGTTTTTACGTGATGGCCGCCGGCCTGGCCGTGGCCCGTGGCATGGATCCGGATCAGCCGCGCCATTTGAGCAAAGTGACCCGCACGCATTAAGTCCGACTGACTGCACACCTGATGAGATCCAGCCATGCCCGATAACAATAAAGAGCTGACCCTCAGCGCCCCGCTCAGCGGCCCCGTGCTGACGCTCGCCAACGTCCCGGACGCGGTGTTCGCCAGTGGCGCGATGGGCGACGGCATCGCCATCGACCCGCTTAACGACACACTCTATTCGCCCTGCGCCGGCGTGGTCATTCACGTCGCGCGCAGCAGCCACGCGGTGACCGTGCGTGCCGACAATGGCGCGGAAATCCTCCTGCACCTGGGCCTCGACACCGTTGAACTGAACGGCGAAGGTTTCGCCATGCTGGTCAAGGAGAGCGATCGCGTCAGCCTCGGTCAGCCATTGTTGCGCTATGACCTCGACAAGGTTGGCCAGCACTGCAAAAGCCTGGTCAGCCTGTTGATTCTGACCAACAGCGCGGATTTTCAGGTGCGGCCGATCACGCTCAAAGCGGTGAAGGTCGGCGAACCGTTGCTGCACGTCATCGCACGCAACACTGTGGCGGCGAACACTGAAGGAGCCGGTGGGCCTGAAGCTAGCGGCCAAGTACGGGTGGCTCATCGTGGCGGTCTGCATGCGCGGCCTGCTGCGCTGATCCGGCAAACGGCGCAGGGCTTCAATAGCCAGTCAGAGCTGCACTTCAACGGCAAATCGGCGCCGTGCAACAGCCTGATCGGTTTGATGGGGCTGGCCATTGGCGAGCAGG
Proteins encoded in this window:
- a CDS encoding VUT family protein, whose product is MIFLIAYISSVVLINFAFSTAPHLDIIWSAWGGLVFVLRDMVQTRFGHGAIVAMLAALVLSYVTSDPSIALASATAFAVSECIDWLVFSITKRPLRDRLWISSALSIPLDTFIFFGMIDLLTPPVIITALASKFAGVTAVWLIMAWRERKQAVAS
- a CDS encoding GntR family transcriptional regulator, which gives rise to MNDLHALRPDDSQPTPLYLQLARNLEAAIHAGQWKAEQAMPSERNLSDQLGISRVTARKALEVLLDQGLIRRLQGSGTFITPRLEQPLSRLSGFSEMLRLKGFVPSSHWLEREITLPTHEELIRLGLSPNDKVARMKRLRKADDTVMAIEMSTLPASIMPKPQAVGDSLYEYLDGIGKPIVRALQHIQAINASDEFAALVGIAPGTAMLLMTRVGYLEDNTPIEVTDTYCRNDYYDFVAELRR
- a CDS encoding CoA pyrophosphatase → MLDELLHRVSNHTPRTLETDTRFPEAAVLVPITRSDEPELVLTLRASGLSTHGGEVAFPGGRRDPEDPDLIFTALREAEEEIGLPPGLVEVIGPLSPLISLHGIKVTPYVGVIPDFVEYQPNDAEIAAVFSVPLEFFRKDPREHTHRIDYQGRSWYVPSYRYGEYKIWGLTAIMIVELINLLYDAEISLHQPPKSFLNT
- a CDS encoding MFS transporter: MTTQTAYSETAPAQPTNSATRVATASFIGTAIEFYDFYVYATAAALVIGPVFFPQTSGTAQMLSAFLTFGIAFLARPLGSALFGHFGDRVGRKSTLVASLLLMGVCTTLIGVLPGYDSIGAWAPILLCVLRFGQGLGLGGEWGGAALLATENAPKGKRAWFGMFPQLGPSIGFLAANGLFLTLAMTLDDEQFRSWGWRIPFLLSAALVMVGLYVRLKLHETPVFANAIARQERVKVPLVELFSQYWAPTLLGAAAMVVCYALFYISTVFSLSYGVSTLGYSRETFLGLLCFAVLFMAAATPLSAWASDRYGRKPVLIIGGVLAILSGFLMEPLLTQGSTWGVALFLCIELFLMGVTFAPMGALLPELFPTHVRYTGASAAYNLGGIVGASAAPFFAQKLVAMGGLSYVGGYVSAAAVLSVIAVLCLKETRGNDLNRVA
- a CDS encoding transporter associated domain-containing protein, which encodes MDGLPIGPMLAVFVLLILWSGLFTAVEIAQQHLLAQRTASRASDKPLAKLSFPLDSLILCNTLCRALAVIIATLLAIFLCEENGPWAACLGAGAILLVFADYFPRTVARRYPDAVLTFGNALLAVPLRIVYPFAWLFSRLSALLMTPFTRKTQVVQQSEDDLPADHQDDSEHPVRAHPVSGIHALENITVNDILVPRSDVDGINLDDSIEEIIEQLRHNRRTRLPLFHSDINQVEAVLNTRQIGHLLNNGQLTREALLAASYEPYFVPESTPLQLQLLNFHKQQRRLGMVVDEYGEVLGIVTLEDILEEIVGEFESEHSLENPHIHPQADGRMVIDGAASIRELNKCLGWHLPSDGPKTLNGLVTEALETIPESAVCLKIGRYRLEILETEENRVSKVLIWLTSLAPAKA
- a CDS encoding NUDIX hydrolase, giving the protein MKFCSQCGNPVTQRIPEGDSRLRFVCDSCQTIHYQNPNIVAGCVPTWGSKVLLCRRAIEPRLGYWTLPAGFMENGETIEQAAIRETAEEACARVRHLSIYTLIDVPHISQVHVFFRAELVDVDFAAGPESLEVQLFDEADIPWDELAFRTVGRTLECFFADRRNEVYPVRSESIPPLVQPAIT
- a CDS encoding SIS domain-containing protein, which produces MTSKMLEEALSSFEAVQAQLQQLDAPMIEIAGRLRRQPPQVAMTVARGSSDHAASYFAYLTMQHMGVPVASLPMSVVTMQQAPLKVSGQVAFAFSQSGQSPDLVNSLRLLRKRGALSVSMVNAADSPLEAACEFSLPLLAGTESSVAATKSFIATLSASARLIAHWKEDSELLQAHDALPEGLRDAAKQDWSVAIEALRDCERLMVIGRGAGFAIAQEAALKFKETSAIQAEAFSSAEVRHGPMALIDEHYPLLVFAPRGAEQAGLLSLAAEMRQRGARVLLAAPDDVSERDLTLSRAEHPALDPILAIQSFYVMAAGLAVARGMDPDQPRHLSKVTRTH
- a CDS encoding L,D-transpeptidase family protein yields the protein MRWLLALFCLSFVAVSQASFVTTVTPSNTPLIEKVLVLKSAHQLQLIVDGKPLKTYRISLGKGAKKGPKLIEGDKRTPEGFYWIDWRKTSDKFNLSMHISYPNISDSARARREGVEPGGMIMIHGTPDSEETPEELFHTLDWTDGCVAMRNVDMREVWSLVPDGTMVEIRP
- the purT gene encoding formate-dependent phosphoribosylglycinamide formyltransferase is translated as MTRIGTPLSPTATRVLLCGCGELGKEVVIELQRLGVEVIAVDRYANAPAMQVAHRSHVINMLDGAALRAVIEAEKPHFIVPEIEAIATATLVELEAEGFTVIPTARAAQLTMNRGGIRRLAAEELDLPTSPYHFADTFEDYSKAVQDLGFPCVVKPVMSSSGKGQSLLRSADDVQKAWDYAQEGGRAGKGRVIIEGFIDFDYEITLLTVRHIGGTTFCAPVGHRQEKGDYQESWQPQAMSPIALAESERVAKAVTEALGGRGLFGVELFIKGDQVWFSEVSPRPHDTGLVTLISQDLSQFALHARAILGLPVPLIRQFGPSASAVILVEGQSTQTAFANLGAALSEPDTALRLFGKPEVNGQRRMGVALARDESIEAARAKATRASQAVVVEL
- a CDS encoding gamma carbonic anhydrase family protein, whose protein sequence is MKYRLGDARVETHPQSWVAPNAVLVGKVRLEEGANVWFNAVLRGDNELILIGKNSNVQDGTVMHTDMGYPLTIGTGVTIGHNAMLHGCTVGDYSLIGINAVILNGAKIGRNCIIGANSLIGEGKEIPDGSLVMGSPGKVVRELTEAQKNMLEVSAAHYVHNSQRYARDLVEQEE
- the nagA gene encoding N-acetylglucosamine-6-phosphate deacetylase is translated as MSEDNILTASGWVRGRLIHEHGRVVSIEGVPCDPADNDLPYLLPGFIDLHVHGGGGKDIMEGASAFETISKTHVRFGTTSLLATTMTAPSAEISSVLKEVGEFCKRRPKGTARVLGVHLEGPYINPGKLGAQPNFAHTALMAEVEAYLALAPIRVITIAPEIAGHDALIRELSSRGIRMQIGHTLGSYEEGVAALAAGATSFTHLYNAMSPLHHREPGIVGAALAHAKYAELIPDLLHVHPGAIRVALRSIPCLYCVTDSTAAAGMPDGEYKLGSHTVTKCLGGVRLPDGTLAGSTLTMDQALRNLVKIGLPINEASQRLSQFPADYLGLNERGRLAPGAWADCVRLDRALTLTAVMVEGENIDFKNA
- a CDS encoding DUF1289 domain-containing protein, whose protein sequence is MTAVERPVASPCVNICALDDDDVCTGCQRTVAEITRWGRMSNDERRVVLGLCHERAKASGLVWMIPAKSGV